The nucleotide window AGTACAACCAGAAAGTGACTACTTAGACAGTAGAAAAATAGTGTTGACCAATAGCGATTGTAACATTATATTAGCTGCACCAAAAGCATCTACACGAGACTATTTTTATAAAAACACAGATGCAGATGAACTGATATTTGTCCATAAAGGCACAGGTAAGTTGCGTACCATGTTGGGTAATTTAGACTTTAAATACGGAGATTATTTATTAGTACCAAGAGGTGTCATTTATAAACTTGACTTTGATACCGAAGATAATCGTTTGTTTATTGTAGAATCTTACAGACCAATTTACACACCAAAACGTTACCGAAACTGGTTTGGGCAATTATTAGAGCATTCGCCATTTTGTGAGCGTGATTTACGTCAGCCTCAAGAGCTAGAAACTTACAATGAGTCTGGAGATTTTCTAATAAAAATAAAAAAGCAAGACGAAATTATAGAAATGGTATACGCATCACATCCTTTTGATGTGGTAGGTTACGATGGCTATAACTATCCATATGCTTTTTCAATTCACGATTTTGAGCCTATAACTGGTCGTGTACATCAACCACCACCAGTGCATCAAACGTTTGAAACTGATGCTTTTGTGGTATGTAGTTTCGTACCACGTTTGTACGATTATCATCCGCTTGCAGTACCAGCACCATATAATCATAGCAATATAGATAGTGATGAGGTATTGTACTACGTTGATGGCGACTTTATGAGTAGAAACGATATTGCAGCAGGTCATATTTCGTTACATCCAGCAGGTATACCTCATGGTCCACATCCTGGAGCTATGGAGCGTAGTATTGGTAAGGTAAAAACAGATGAATTAGCAGTAATGGTAGACACTTTTAAACCGTTAAAGGTTACAGAAGATGCCTTAAAAATTGCCGACGAGGATTATTATAAGTCTTGGTTGGAGTAAAAGCCTATCCTTACCTTCCAAGAGGGAAGCAACTGATAATGAAAAGTAAAGCAAAGCAAGAATAATTTTTAACAAACTCTTCAGCCCAACAGAGAGAGTTCTTCCCCTTTGGGGAAGTTAGAAGGGGCTTCTTAAATTATGTCAAAAGAAATAAAAACAGTCAACTACGGATTAGAAAAAATATTTGAAGGAGCACAAGATTTCCTTCCGTTATTAGGAACAGACTATGTAGAATTCTATGTAGGTAATGCTAAACAAGCAGCGCATTTTTATAAAACTGCATTTGGCTTTCAGTCATATGCTTACAAGGGTTTAGAAACAGGAAGTAAAGACACTGTATCTTACGTTTTAAAACAAGACAAAATTAGATTGGTGCTAACTACTCCGTTAAATTCAAAACACCCAATTAACGATCATATCGTAAAACATGGAGATGGAGTAAAGGTTATAGCGCTCTGGGTAGAAGATGCCCGTAAATCTTAC belongs to Winogradskyella sp. J14-2 and includes:
- a CDS encoding homogentisate 1,2-dioxygenase, with product MPFYHKLGKIPPKRHTQFKKPDGSFYYEQLFGTIGFDGMSTNSYHEQRPTQVKEIRKQYSVAPKVAKANNMQSYRFHGFKVQPESDYLDSRKIVLTNSDCNIILAAPKASTRDYFYKNTDADELIFVHKGTGKLRTMLGNLDFKYGDYLLVPRGVIYKLDFDTEDNRLFIVESYRPIYTPKRYRNWFGQLLEHSPFCERDLRQPQELETYNESGDFLIKIKKQDEIIEMVYASHPFDVVGYDGYNYPYAFSIHDFEPITGRVHQPPPVHQTFETDAFVVCSFVPRLYDYHPLAVPAPYNHSNIDSDEVLYYVDGDFMSRNDIAAGHISLHPAGIPHGPHPGAMERSIGKVKTDELAVMVDTFKPLKVTEDALKIADEDYYKSWLE